One region of Watersipora subatra unplaced genomic scaffold, tzWatSuba1.1 SCAFFOLD_45, whole genome shotgun sequence genomic DNA includes:
- the LOC137409993 gene encoding kinesin-like protein KIF21B yields MDPPHYDGVQCLAHRQDILFSGSRDMRIKKWNLSEPSSQPQSVNGAHKDWITDMCMLPDNDILLSCCRSGTVKIRSNETCQQLNEVRAHSLAVNSMATNRSNLFTASSDCTIRIWWMDPHKLYSS; encoded by the exons ATGGACCCTCCTCACTATGATGGTGTTCAATGTCTCGCGCATCGTCAGGACATCCTTTTTAGTGGTTCTCGGGATATGCGTATCAAAAAATGGAACCTCAGTGAACCCTCTTCTCAACCACAG TCAGTTAATGGCGCCCATAAGGACTGGATCACCGACATGTGCATGCTACCAGATAATGACATATTGCTAAGCTGCTGTCGCTCTGGCACTGTGAAGATTCGGTCAAACGAGACTTGCCAGCAGCTAAATGAAGTGCGTGCTCATTCATTAGCCGTCAACTCTATGGCTACCAACCGCAGCAATCTCTTTACTGCCTCTAg TGATTGCACGATAAGGATCTGGTGGATGGACCcacataaactatacagttcATAG
- the LOC137409994 gene encoding kinesin-like protein KIF21A has product MSIGSEVLCLGGHPNYVSKVRYCEVNRLVYTVSNSFVKMWDIRAGAKCITVLSSSGLVHDSIPVEPASSSQAILQQGEQQIFDIQVSRDGHKLYTTTGTTVQLWDLNT; this is encoded by the exons ATGTCAATTGGTTCAGAAGTTTTGTGTCTTGGTGGCCACCCTAACTATGTCTCCAAAGTTCGATATTGCGAGGTCAACCGGCTTGTCTACACTGTCTCcaattcatttgtcaaaatgtgGGACATCCGAGCTGGAGCTAAATGTATAACAGTGCTCAG TTCCTCTGGTCTGGTGCATGACAGTATCCCTGTGGAGCCAGCGTCGAGCAGTCAGGCCATTCTACAACAGGGAGAGCAGCAGATATTTGATATCCAAGTCAGCAGAGATGGTCATAAACTATACACAACTACTGGAACCACCGTTCAGCTCTGGGACCTCAATACATAA